The bacterium genomic sequence GGCCGCGGCCGCCTAGGCGGCCTTCTTGTCGCCCCAGCTCCTGGTCTTGTTCACGATGCCCGACACCGTGATCAGCGCGATGATCAGGCCCGTGCCGATGAAGACCCAGTCGGGCACCTTGGCGGCGTCGCCCTGCGCGTAGCTGTGCAAGCCCGTCAGGAAGTAGTTCACGCCGAAGTAGGTCATCACCACGGACGAGACGGCCGCCAGGCTCGCCGCCGAATTCAGCCACACCGAGCGCATGGCCGGGATCCAGCGGAAGTGCAGCACCACGGCGTAGACGAGGATCGTGATCAGCGACCAGGTCTCCTTGGCGTCCCAGCCCCAGTAGCGGCCCCACGACTCGTTGGCCCACACGCCGCCCAGCAGCGTGCCCACCGTCAGCAGGCCCAGCCCCGTGATCAGCACGTGCTTGTTGATGTTGTCGAGGGTCTTGATGGCGTCGCGGACGTTCTCCCGGTGCGGGCCCTTGAGCAGGGTCAGGAACAGGATCAGCGTGCCGATCAGCGCGCTCAGGCCCAGGAAGCCGTAGCTCGAAGTGATGATCGTCACATGGATGTTCAGCCAGTACGACACGAGCACCGGCACCAGCGGGCCGATGGCCGGGTCGAAGGTCGAGAGCGTCGAGACGCCCAGGATCACGGCCGTCAGGAACGCGCCGAGCGACGCCGGCGCCGCCATGCGGTACTTGAAGTCGAAGATCAGGCCCGAAGCCGCGATGGCCAGGCTGATGAAGAGCAGCGACTCGTGGCCGTTGGAGATGGGGATGCGCTCCGAGGCGATCCAGCGCGCGATGTACGCCACGATCATCGCGGCGAAGCACAGCAGGTACAGGCCCATGCCGAGGGCGTAGACCGGATTGCGCCAGGTGAAGGGCCGGCCGGCATTGCGGAACAGGTTCACCAGGTACAGGATCATCAGGATGGCCGACGGCACGAGCAGGCCCATCATGGTGTAGAACCAGATGTTGGCCTTGTTGTAGAAGAGCTCCGCGCCGAGGACCGCCTGCGACGGCAGCACCGAGGCGCCGTACTTGTGCTGCAGCGCGTCGGTGCGCCGCAGGCCGTCCATGATCTGCTGGTCGCTGCCCGACTGCAGGCCCTGCAGCAGCGCCGCGAAGGCCGGCTGGTACTCGGCGACCTGCTCCGGCGTCAGCTGCTTCTCGACCTGCTGGTAGTCGAGCCACTTGTCGTTGTCGTGGCCCGGCACCGGGTAGATGGAGAGCATCTGGCCGCGGAAGGTCATGTACAGGATGTTGAAGCGCTCGTCGAAGCTGATCAGCTTGCGCTGCAGCTTGGTCCGGTCCCGGTCCGGCGTGCGGTGGGCCTCGGCCGCCAGGTCGGCCAGACGGTAGCGGCCCTGGGCGTCGAAGAGGCTCGCGGCGGAGACCCGTTTCGTGTCCGCCGACACGCCCAGCACGTCGTTCAGGCCGGGGAAGCCCAGGTAGATCAGGTCCTTGTCCCACCAGAAGGTCGGATTCATGGTCCAGTTCAGGTAGAGGTCCACCGACTCCCGGCCCTCGAACTTCATGTTGGCCGGCATCTTCGTGACCTTGATCACCGTCTCGCGGGCCATGGTGTCCAGGGGCTTCATGCGGCCCCGGAAGTCCTGCACGACCAGGCGCGAGGCCAGGTCGCGGGCCGGACCCGAGAGCTTCACGAAGCCGGACGCCGCCGGCGCGTGGTCGTGGTTGTGCCCGTCGTCCTGGGCCTGCACGGGGGCGGCCCCGGCGAGCACGGCGACCAGGGCCAGCGCACCGACCGTCGCCGCCGCCTTCTCGGCCCGCGCCTTCTTCTTCTCCGCGGCCGACTTGAACAGCAGGTCCTTGGCGAAGATCAGGATGAAGCCCAGCGAGATGAGGAAGTAGCCGAAGTAGGTGGGCCACTTGCCGGGATCATGGTTCACCGACAGGATCGTGCCCCGCCGATCGGTATCGTATGACGACTGGAAGTGCCGCGAGCCGCGGTGATCCAGCGGGTGGTTCATGTAGATGTGCACTTGTTCTCCCTCGATGCCCTGCTCCGGGTCGATCAGCGTCACGTAGCTCTCGTACGTGGCGGGGTTGTCCGAGCCGGGGTAGGTGTCCAGCACGAAATCGTCGAGCCGCACGGCGTAGGGCAGCCTGCGGATCGTCGGGCCGTACGCCAGTTCGAAGGTCTGCCCGTTCAGGCTGACCGTCTGGGGCCGGTCCTGCTCCATGCAGATCGCGTCGACCTGGTTGCCGGAAGCGTCCCGCAGCACGATGCGTGCCGCGGCGCGGTTGTTGGCGTTCTCGCTGTGGGCGGGCGCGAGCACGACCGAGGTCATGATGCGCATGGGTGCGAAGCTCACGTCGCCGCTGTCGTCGCGGTAGACGACGCGTTCGCGCAGGGCGAACGGCTCGCCCGCGGGCAGCGCGAACTCCTCGTTGTTGCCCATGTCCATGCCGACCAGGTCGAACGACGCCCGCGCGCGGATGCCGGTCTCGCCGCCGGTGGTGAACTCGATGCCGCGGCTGACCTGGAACATCAGGTTCAGGCCGGGGAAGTCGTCCTCGCCGCCGCTGTGCCCCATGGAGAAGTCGGGATGGTAGGCGAAGAGGATGCGCTCGCCCGTGCTGCCGTCGGGGGCGGTGATGGCGACCTTCACCATGGGATTGGTCATGGGCCCGTCGAGGTTGGGCTCGCCGCCCACCTTGAAGGCCGTCTGGTACTC encodes the following:
- the ccsA gene encoding cytochrome c biogenesis protein CcsA, which translates into the protein MNGFFKNPVVAFLSSLKLSAFLMAVVAISSARATFIESRVGRDGAYDLVYAATWFEIVLGLLTISLMLLFFRRWPYKPKQLGFAFVHVAIVVILIGSAMTRYMGYEGLMRIREGETVDYIYSDKDHIQATLGNQTASFPVRLWKPDANDIWQKIVLQGQEYELGVTEYWPHFTEVYQEGPGGPAGFNYRVVGHDHDGGHVMREGEKATIGAAEARFVSGGEFGGPMSTSPYGDLRVNIDGEPCAFPLDPRGNTPMACNGYTFRLAEYQTAFKVGGEPNLDGPMTNPMVKVAITAPDGSTGERILFAYHPDFSMGHSGGEDDFPGLNLMFQVSRGIEFTTGGETGIRARASFDLVGMDMGNNEEFALPAGEPFALRERVVYRDDSGDVSFAPMRIMTSVVLAPAHSENANNRAAARIVLRDASGNQVDAICMEQDRPQTVSLNGQTFELAYGPTIRRLPYAVRLDDFVLDTYPGSDNPATYESYVTLIDPEQGIEGEQVHIYMNHPLDHRGSRHFQSSYDTDRRGTILSVNHDPGKWPTYFGYFLISLGFILIFAKDLLFKSAAEKKKARAEKAAATVGALALVAVLAGAAPVQAQDDGHNHDHAPAASGFVKLSGPARDLASRLVVQDFRGRMKPLDTMARETVIKVTKMPANMKFEGRESVDLYLNWTMNPTFWWDKDLIYLGFPGLNDVLGVSADTKRVSAASLFDAQGRYRLADLAAEAHRTPDRDRTKLQRKLISFDERFNILYMTFRGQMLSIYPVPGHDNDKWLDYQQVEKQLTPEQVAEYQPAFAALLQGLQSGSDQQIMDGLRRTDALQHKYGASVLPSQAVLGAELFYNKANIWFYTMMGLLVPSAILMILYLVNLFRNAGRPFTWRNPVYALGMGLYLLCFAAMIVAYIARWIASERIPISNGHESLLFISLAIAASGLIFDFKYRMAAPASLGAFLTAVILGVSTLSTFDPAIGPLVPVLVSYWLNIHVTIITSSYGFLGLSALIGTLILFLTLLKGPHRENVRDAIKTLDNINKHVLITGLGLLTVGTLLGGVWANESWGRYWGWDAKETWSLITILVYAVVLHFRWIPAMRSVWLNSAASLAAVSSVVMTYFGVNYFLTGLHSYAQGDAAKVPDWVFIGTGLIIALITVSGIVNKTRSWGDKKAA